From a region of the Narcine bancroftii isolate sNarBan1 chromosome 5, sNarBan1.hap1, whole genome shotgun sequence genome:
- the LOC138765384 gene encoding carcinoembryonic antigen-related cell adhesion molecule 2-like — protein MESVLTGCFMVWSGDTSTPERKALQKKAAALVVGTTSGHCPFKSPSVPLHVTKQVGLVCAVVSGVAEAGIKHRAQRVRKRGVGCESSPMGRAPLRNLVWLIVLTVSWVFPGAEAPPVEVTVGANPVQTGTGWNATLSVASASQLFQVDWNDPEGNSILTRINGEDFVKPGTPYTNRVSLLANGSLVIASVQLSDEGNYSVKMEPQSVEGLTPNTVSIELLVYVPVRGVRVRFSRTGTPEGTAEISIACTFTAGSRLSFSWLKDGNPLSSTGRVNVSGTPFASSRSAARMQEATRAGRRMPCPAAWTTDHLLCTGPECQPDREHRVYSEEHEDGAGNHGNHPSRWCG, from the exons atggaaagtgtgctgaccggctgcttcATGGTCTGGTCCGGGGACACCAGtactcctgagcgtaaagccctgcaaaag AAGGCTGCTGCCCTGGTGGTGGGAACCACCAGTGGGCATTGCCCTTTTAAGAGCCCAAGTgttcctctccatgtaacgaaaCAGGTTGGGCTTGTTTGCGCTGTTGTCTCTGGAGTGGCTGAGGCCGGCATCAAACACAGAGCGCAG AGAGTAAGGAAGAGGGGTGTTGGCTGCGAGAGCTCACCCATGGGGAGAGCGCCTCTGAGAAACCTGGTGTGGCTGATCGTCCTCACAG TCTCCTGGGTGTTCCCCGGCGCGGAGGCCCCGCCGGTGGAAGTGACAGTGGGAGCGAACCCGGTGCAGACGGGCACTGGTTGGAATGCCACGCTGTCGGTGGCCAGTGCTTCCCAGCTCTTTCAGGTGGACTGGAACGATCCTGAGGGCAACAGCATCCTGACACGGATCAACGGGGAGGACTTTGTCAAGCCGGGGACACCCTACACCAACCGGGTCAGCCTACTGGCCAACGGGTCACTGGTCATTGCCTCAGTGCAGCTGAGCGACGAGGGGAACTACTCGGTGAAGATGGAGCCCCAGAGCGTGGAAGGGCTCACCCCCAACACCGTGTCCATTGAGCTGCTGGTCTATG TTCCTGTGAGGGGTGTGAGGGTCAGATTCTCCCGGACCGGTACTCCGGAGGGTACCGCCGAGATCTCCATCGCCTGCACCTTCACTGCCGGCTCCCGCCTCTCCTTCTCCTGGCTGAAGGATGGAAATCCCCTCTCCTCCACCGGAAGGGTCAACGTCTCTGGAACGCCGTTCGCATCCAGCAGATCAGCCGCGCGGATGCAGGAAGCTACACGTGCCGGGCGCAGAATGCCGTGTCCAGCGGCTTGGACAACAGATCATTTGTTGTGTACT GGCCCTGAGTGCCAACCAGACAGGGAGCATCGTGTGTACAGCGAGGAACACGAAGACGGAGCAGGAAACCATGGCAACCATCCGTCTCGTTGGTGTGGGTAA